The following proteins come from a genomic window of Nocardiopsis sp. YSL2:
- a CDS encoding sensor histidine kinase, translating into MNASTDSDRRRRRSVRDWVVDFTMFLLAVGFGLALAIEFPDSPHGGGQPSPAVDLPLWLSVTEQVTALAACVGLWWRRRWPVELAVVLVLLSSVLTLVSGAMLIALFSLAVHRPPKVSLSVLALAVASASVHAVVRPDPYTPFLVDFLLGVAILSAVTGWGLTVHHRRRLVESLRDRAVHAETEARLRAEQAQHQVRESIAREIHDVLGHRLSLLSVLAGALEYRPDTPPEQVARSAKVIRESAHQALQDLREVIGVLRAPVGELPQPTMADLHQLVAEADDVGARVELSQEHEGRVPDRVGRTVYRIVQEALTNARKHAPGADTRVRVSGGPGDGLTVDVVNDAAASPPGHPASGDGSGQGLVGLAERVSLASGRLEHGPTGSGGWRLSAWLPWAS; encoded by the coding sequence ATGAACGCTTCCACCGACTCGGACCGGCGGCGACGGCGCTCCGTGCGCGACTGGGTCGTGGACTTCACCATGTTCCTGCTCGCGGTCGGCTTCGGGCTGGCGCTGGCGATCGAGTTCCCCGACTCCCCGCACGGGGGCGGCCAGCCCTCGCCCGCCGTCGACCTGCCGCTCTGGCTGTCGGTCACCGAGCAGGTGACCGCGCTGGCCGCGTGTGTGGGGCTGTGGTGGCGGCGCCGGTGGCCGGTCGAGCTCGCCGTGGTGCTGGTCCTGCTCTCCTCGGTTCTGACGCTGGTGTCCGGGGCGATGCTCATCGCCCTGTTCTCCCTGGCGGTCCACCGGCCGCCGAAGGTCAGCCTCTCCGTGCTCGCGCTCGCCGTGGCCTCCGCCTCCGTCCACGCGGTCGTGCGCCCCGACCCCTACACGCCCTTCCTGGTCGACTTCCTGCTCGGCGTCGCCATCCTGAGCGCCGTGACCGGCTGGGGTCTGACCGTCCACCACCGCAGACGGCTCGTGGAGTCGCTGCGCGACCGGGCCGTGCACGCCGAGACCGAGGCCCGTCTGCGCGCCGAACAGGCCCAGCACCAGGTCCGCGAGTCGATCGCCCGTGAGATCCACGACGTCCTCGGGCACCGGCTCTCCCTGCTGAGCGTGCTCGCCGGCGCCCTGGAGTACCGGCCGGACACGCCGCCGGAGCAGGTCGCGCGGTCGGCGAAGGTCATCCGGGAGAGCGCCCACCAGGCGCTCCAGGACCTGCGCGAGGTGATCGGCGTCCTGCGGGCCCCGGTGGGCGAGCTGCCCCAGCCGACCATGGCCGACCTGCACCAGCTCGTGGCCGAGGCCGACGACGTCGGCGCCCGGGTCGAGCTGTCGCAGGAGCACGAGGGGCGGGTCCCGGACCGGGTCGGGCGGACGGTCTACCGGATCGTCCAGGAGGCCCTGACCAACGCGCGCAAGCACGCCCCGGGCGCCGACACACGGGTCCGGGTCTCCGGCGGCCCGGGCGACGGGCTCACCGTGGACGTGGTGAACGACGCGGCCGCCTCACCACCCGGGCACCCGGCCAGCGGGGACGGGTCGGGCCAGGGGCTGGTCGGCCTGGCCGAGCGGGTGTCGCTGGCGTCGGGCCGGCTGGAGCACGGTCCGACCGGGTCCGGTGGCTGGCGGCTCTCGGCCTGGCTACCGTGGGCGTCATGA
- a CDS encoding NAD-dependent epimerase/dehydratase family protein → MSTLVTGATGMVGRRVLAELQRRGLPATGASRTSPTRLDWTDTANWGDVLKGVDSVFVVTPVGLGLGSRVGGFLERAAEAGVDHAVVMSAMGTEHAPSDSDQRTAEMRAKELLGRWTVLRPNWFHQDFTEGVFANLARSRNGRLELPVRKQAAVSFVDARDVANAAVAALTADHHGREYTLTGPQALTFREVVAMTKGTDSPVWRYKAIDEAGFYFRASDRGWGERYIDTLNERFAAANAGLAGSVSEDVRAALGRDPIPMARFVREATV, encoded by the coding sequence ATGAGCACATTGGTCACCGGGGCCACCGGCATGGTGGGCAGACGCGTCCTCGCGGAGCTGCAGCGGCGCGGGCTGCCCGCGACGGGTGCCTCCCGTACCTCTCCCACCCGCCTGGACTGGACGGACACCGCCAACTGGGGGGACGTCCTCAAGGGCGTGGACAGCGTGTTCGTCGTGACGCCGGTCGGGCTCGGCCTCGGCAGCCGTGTGGGCGGCTTCCTGGAACGCGCGGCCGAGGCGGGGGTGGACCACGCGGTCGTGATGTCGGCCATGGGCACCGAGCACGCGCCCTCCGACTCCGACCAGCGCACCGCCGAGATGCGGGCCAAGGAGCTGTTGGGCCGCTGGACCGTCCTGCGCCCCAACTGGTTCCACCAGGACTTCACCGAGGGCGTCTTCGCGAACCTGGCCCGGTCGCGCAACGGGCGCCTGGAGCTGCCCGTGCGCAAGCAGGCGGCGGTCAGCTTCGTGGACGCGCGCGACGTCGCCAACGCGGCCGTGGCCGCCCTGACCGCCGACCACCACGGCCGCGAGTACACGCTGACCGGCCCGCAGGCGCTGACCTTCCGCGAGGTGGTCGCGATGACCAAGGGCACGGACAGCCCGGTGTGGCGGTACAAGGCGATCGACGAGGCCGGGTTCTACTTCCGGGCGTCCGACCGCGGATGGGGCGAGCGCTACATCGACACCCTCAACGAGCGCTTCGCCGCCGCCAACGCGGGGCTGGCGGGCTCGGTCAGCGAGGACGTGCGCGCCGCGCTGGGGCGCGACCCGATCCCGATGGCCCGCTTCGTGCGCGAGGCCACGGTCTGA
- a CDS encoding acyl-CoA dehydrogenase family protein has translation MSDFDLFKTTEEHEELREAVRSVAEDKIAPHAAEVDETSSFPQAAHDALVATDFHAAHIEEKYDGVGADALATCIIIEEVARACASSSLIPAVNKLGTMPVILGASEEVKQRYLPEVASGAAMFSYGLSEREAGSDTASMRSQAVADGDDWILNGQKSWITNAGVSKYYTVLAVTDPDGPRGRNISAFVLHADDEGFSLGEPERKLGIKGSPTRELFFDNVRVPGDRIVGAPGEGLKIALRTLDHTRVTIGAQAVGIAQGALDHAVAYVKERKQFGKAVADFQGVQFMLADMAMKLETARQMVYVAAAKSERGDSDLAFYGAAAKCYASDAAMEITTDAVQLLGGAGYVKDFPLERMMRDAKITQIYEGTNQIQRMVMARQLLK, from the coding sequence ATGAGCGACTTCGACCTGTTCAAGACCACCGAGGAGCACGAGGAGCTGCGCGAGGCCGTACGCTCCGTCGCCGAGGACAAGATCGCGCCGCACGCCGCCGAGGTGGACGAGACCAGCTCCTTCCCCCAGGCCGCCCACGACGCCCTGGTCGCCACCGACTTCCACGCCGCGCACATCGAGGAGAAGTACGACGGCGTCGGCGCCGACGCGCTGGCCACCTGCATCATCATCGAGGAGGTCGCGCGGGCCTGCGCCTCGTCCTCCCTCATCCCCGCGGTCAACAAGCTCGGCACCATGCCCGTCATCCTGGGCGCCTCCGAGGAGGTCAAGCAGCGCTACCTGCCCGAGGTCGCCAGCGGCGCGGCGATGTTCTCCTACGGCCTCTCCGAGCGCGAGGCGGGCTCCGACACCGCGAGCATGCGCTCCCAGGCCGTGGCCGACGGCGACGACTGGATCCTCAACGGGCAGAAGTCCTGGATCACCAACGCCGGCGTGAGCAAGTACTACACCGTCCTGGCCGTGACCGACCCCGACGGCCCGCGCGGCCGCAACATCTCGGCGTTCGTCCTGCACGCCGACGACGAGGGCTTCTCGCTGGGCGAGCCCGAGCGCAAGCTCGGCATCAAGGGCTCCCCCACCCGCGAGCTGTTCTTCGACAACGTGCGCGTGCCCGGCGACCGCATCGTCGGCGCCCCGGGCGAGGGCCTCAAGATCGCCCTGCGCACGCTCGACCACACCCGCGTGACCATCGGCGCCCAGGCCGTCGGCATCGCGCAGGGCGCGCTCGACCACGCCGTGGCCTACGTCAAGGAACGCAAGCAGTTCGGCAAGGCCGTCGCCGACTTCCAGGGCGTCCAGTTCATGCTCGCCGACATGGCCATGAAGCTGGAGACGGCCCGCCAGATGGTCTACGTCGCCGCCGCCAAGTCCGAGCGCGGCGACAGCGACCTGGCCTTCTACGGCGCGGCGGCCAAGTGCTACGCCTCCGACGCGGCCATGGAGATCACCACCGACGCCGTGCAGCTGCTGGGCGGCGCCGGCTACGTCAAGGACTTCCCGCTGGAGCGCATGATGCGCGACGCCAAGATCACGCAGATCTACGAGGGCACCAACCAGATCCAGCGCATGGTGATGGCCCGCCAGCTCCTCAAGTAG
- a CDS encoding TetR/AcrR family transcriptional regulator, whose protein sequence is MGNGAQERSAGRNGPSRAATREVVLAAVRLFTEDGFESTTMEGIATAAGMSRRSLFRRFGSKEDILFAEHDELFATVVAYLEASPDEPLEAVCSAARLVLQGYLRDPEVTVPRYRLVRAHPRLRDREVAMTARYQSAFSRFLADREGAEGRSLPAGVVAASVIAAHNHVLRSWLRDPSEDGRRVWARFDTAMDLVRRTARTVLSVEEEGPPADRVLVAVYPGGADREALLRRIGAAVEQDS, encoded by the coding sequence GTGGGGAACGGTGCCCAGGAGCGGTCGGCCGGCCGGAACGGGCCGTCGCGCGCGGCCACACGCGAGGTGGTGCTGGCCGCGGTGCGGCTGTTCACCGAGGACGGCTTCGAGAGCACCACGATGGAGGGGATCGCCACCGCCGCGGGGATGAGCCGCCGGAGCCTGTTCCGTCGCTTCGGCTCGAAGGAGGACATCCTCTTCGCCGAGCACGACGAGCTCTTCGCGACCGTGGTCGCCTATCTGGAGGCCTCCCCCGACGAGCCGCTGGAGGCGGTGTGCTCCGCCGCCCGCCTGGTCCTCCAGGGCTACCTGCGCGATCCCGAGGTGACCGTGCCGCGCTACCGCCTGGTGCGCGCCCACCCCCGGCTGCGCGACCGCGAGGTGGCCATGACCGCCCGCTACCAGTCCGCGTTCAGCCGCTTCCTGGCCGACCGGGAGGGCGCGGAGGGCCGCTCCCTGCCCGCCGGGGTGGTCGCGGCCTCGGTCATCGCCGCGCACAACCACGTACTGCGGTCCTGGCTGCGCGATCCGTCGGAGGACGGGCGGCGGGTGTGGGCCCGGTTCGACACCGCGATGGACCTGGTCCGCCGCACGGCGCGGACGGTGTTGTCGGTGGAGGAGGAGGGTCCGCCCGCGGACCGGGTGCTGGTCGCGGTCTACCCGGGAGGGGCCGACCGCGAAGCCCTGCTCCGCCGTATCGGCGCCGCCGTCGAGCAGGACTCCTGA
- a CDS encoding peptide chain release factor 3, translating into MSVDTAGAKQEAEVSREAGRRRTFAVISHPDAGKSTLTEALALHAAAISSAGAVHGKGDRRGVTSDWMDMEQDRGISITSAALRIDYDDRVLNLVDTPGHADFSEDTYRVLSAVDCAIMLLDSAKGLEPQTLKLFDVCRARKMPVITFVNKWDRPGREPLELLDEIEQRIGLRPTPLNWPVGIAGDFRGLIDRVSGTYTKMTRQPGGATKALEEVLDAEKAAGIEGAEWEQAQEEIELLEALGADFDHDSFMAGESSPVLFGAALPNFGVGQLLEAVVDLAPAPAAKADAKDAPRPVEAPFSGQVFKMQANMDKNHRDRMAFVRVSSGRFDRGMVLTHASTGRPFATKYSQAVFGSERSTIDTAFPGDVIALVNAQALAVGDTLYDGPKVEFPPIPSFAPEHFVVARAKDAGKYKQFQRGIAQLDAEGVVQVLTSDVRGEQAPVLAAVGPLQFDVVRHRMEQEFRAPVETSPLDYSVARRTDAESAPALHALSGAEVLRRRNDGELLVLVHNKWRLRVVEREHPGLLMEPLLAGGVAEGE; encoded by the coding sequence ATGAGCGTGGACACGGCGGGCGCGAAGCAGGAGGCCGAGGTGTCGCGGGAGGCGGGGCGTCGGCGGACGTTCGCGGTGATCTCGCACCCCGACGCCGGTAAGTCGACGCTGACCGAGGCCCTGGCACTGCACGCGGCGGCGATCTCCTCGGCCGGTGCGGTGCACGGCAAGGGCGACCGTCGTGGTGTGACCTCGGACTGGATGGACATGGAGCAGGACCGGGGGATCTCGATCACCTCGGCGGCCCTGCGCATCGACTACGACGACCGTGTGCTGAACCTGGTGGACACCCCGGGGCACGCGGACTTCTCCGAGGACACCTACCGGGTGCTGTCGGCGGTGGACTGCGCGATCATGCTGCTGGACTCGGCCAAGGGCCTGGAGCCGCAGACGCTGAAGCTCTTCGACGTGTGCCGGGCGCGGAAGATGCCGGTGATCACGTTCGTCAACAAGTGGGACCGGCCCGGGCGCGAGCCGCTGGAGCTGTTGGACGAGATCGAGCAGCGGATCGGTCTGCGGCCCACTCCGCTGAACTGGCCGGTGGGCATCGCGGGGGACTTCCGCGGGCTCATCGACCGGGTGAGCGGCACCTACACGAAGATGACGCGGCAGCCGGGCGGGGCCACCAAGGCCCTGGAGGAGGTCCTGGACGCGGAGAAGGCGGCCGGGATCGAGGGCGCCGAGTGGGAGCAGGCCCAGGAGGAGATCGAGCTGTTGGAGGCGCTGGGCGCCGACTTCGACCACGACTCGTTCATGGCGGGGGAGTCCTCCCCGGTGCTCTTCGGCGCGGCGCTGCCCAACTTCGGTGTGGGGCAGCTGCTGGAGGCGGTGGTGGACCTGGCGCCGGCGCCGGCGGCCAAGGCCGACGCCAAGGACGCCCCCCGGCCGGTGGAGGCGCCGTTCTCCGGGCAGGTGTTCAAGATGCAGGCCAACATGGACAAGAACCACCGCGACCGGATGGCGTTCGTGCGGGTCTCCTCGGGGCGGTTCGACCGCGGGATGGTGCTCACCCATGCCTCCACCGGCCGTCCGTTCGCGACGAAGTACTCCCAGGCGGTGTTCGGCTCGGAGCGGTCCACGATCGACACGGCGTTCCCGGGTGACGTGATCGCGCTGGTCAACGCCCAGGCTCTGGCCGTGGGCGACACGCTCTACGACGGGCCCAAGGTGGAGTTCCCGCCGATCCCGAGCTTCGCCCCCGAGCACTTCGTGGTGGCGCGGGCCAAGGACGCGGGCAAGTACAAGCAGTTCCAGCGCGGCATCGCCCAGCTCGACGCCGAGGGCGTGGTGCAGGTGCTCACCTCGGACGTGCGCGGCGAGCAGGCCCCGGTGCTGGCGGCGGTGGGGCCGCTGCAGTTCGACGTGGTGCGCCACCGCATGGAGCAGGAGTTCCGGGCGCCGGTGGAGACCTCGCCGCTGGACTACTCGGTGGCGCGGCGCACCGACGCCGAGTCGGCCCCGGCCCTGCACGCGCTCTCGGGCGCGGAGGTGCTGCGGCGCCGCAACGACGGCGAGCTGCTGGTGCTGGTGCACAACAAGTGGCGGCTGCGGGTCGTGGAGCGCGAGCACCCGGGCCTGCTCATGGAGCCCCTCCTCGCGGGCGGCGTCGCCGAGGGCGAGTGA
- a CDS encoding citrate synthase, with translation MSEDDKERTVELHYDGGVLKLPVFTGTEGERTIELKTLLGSTGMTTLDPGFGNTASCSSKITYIDGAAGILRYRGYPIEDLAVGATFLEVAYLVIYGELPEPAQLKEFSDKLRENARIPDDMGALIDAMPRNGHPMSLMASAVNTLAAYYHDSVDPSDEDQVELATIRLMAKLPTIASRIYRNSIGEKPISPDDSLDYVENFIKMTFGDSAPEGELGELFNKAVGMLLVLHADHELNCSTATVRVVGSSQADIYASIASGINALSGPSHGGANQAVLEMLEEIRDSGISIDDFLERVKAREMRLMGFGHRVYKNFDPRSKEIKVLASQILDRDDNPDELFKLALKLEAAALADSYFTDRKLYPNVDFYTGVIYRTMGFPTNMFTVLFAIGRLPGWVAHYREQLHDPAFRIARPRQHYIGATERRYPGQG, from the coding sequence ATGAGCGAAGACGACAAAGAGCGCACGGTGGAGCTCCACTACGACGGCGGCGTACTGAAGCTGCCGGTGTTCACCGGTACCGAGGGTGAGCGCACCATCGAGCTGAAGACACTGCTGGGCTCGACTGGGATGACCACCCTGGATCCGGGGTTCGGCAACACCGCTTCGTGTAGCTCGAAGATCACCTACATCGACGGTGCGGCCGGGATCCTGCGCTACCGCGGGTACCCCATCGAGGACCTCGCCGTGGGCGCGACCTTCCTCGAGGTCGCCTACCTGGTGATCTACGGCGAGCTGCCGGAACCCGCCCAGCTCAAGGAGTTCTCCGACAAGCTGCGCGAGAACGCCCGCATCCCGGACGACATGGGTGCGCTCATCGACGCGATGCCCCGCAACGGGCACCCGATGTCCCTGATGGCCAGCGCCGTCAACACCCTCGCCGCCTACTACCACGACAGCGTCGACCCCTCCGACGAGGACCAGGTCGAGCTCGCCACGATCCGGCTGATGGCCAAGCTGCCGACGATCGCGTCGCGCATCTACCGCAACTCCATCGGCGAGAAGCCGATCAGCCCGGACGACTCCCTCGACTACGTCGAGAACTTCATCAAGATGACGTTCGGCGACAGCGCCCCCGAGGGCGAGCTGGGCGAGCTGTTCAACAAGGCCGTCGGCATGCTGCTGGTCCTGCACGCGGACCACGAGCTGAACTGCTCCACCGCCACCGTGCGCGTCGTCGGCTCCTCGCAGGCCGACATCTACGCCAGCATCGCCTCCGGCATCAACGCCCTGTCCGGCCCGTCGCACGGCGGCGCCAACCAGGCCGTGCTGGAGATGCTGGAGGAGATCCGCGACTCCGGCATCAGCATCGACGACTTCCTGGAGCGGGTGAAGGCCCGCGAGATGCGTCTGATGGGCTTCGGCCACCGGGTCTACAAGAACTTCGACCCGCGCAGCAAGGAGATCAAGGTTCTGGCCAGCCAGATCCTCGACCGGGACGACAACCCCGACGAGCTGTTCAAGCTGGCCCTGAAGCTGGAGGCGGCCGCGCTCGCCGACTCCTACTTCACCGACCGCAAGCTGTACCCGAACGTCGACTTCTACACCGGCGTCATCTACCGCACCATGGGCTTCCCGACCAACATGTTCACCGTGTTGTTCGCCATCGGCCGCCTTCCCGGCTGGGTCGCCCACTACCGCGAGCAGCTGCACGACCCGGCCTTCCGGATCGCGCGCCCGCGGCAGCACTACATCGGCGCCACCGAGCGCCGGTACCCCGGCCAGGGCTGA
- a CDS encoding HdeD family acid-resistance protein, whose translation MVRYALAGDMLGELSRNWWLVLLRGIAAIVFGVLALIWPGLTLVALAVVFGVYALVDAGALAYAAYRSAPGSRAGLVVQAVASALIGLIALIWPLVAVAALIFVIGVWAILTGVAEIVTAVRMRAHITSEWLLIFVGALSIVFGLLLWFWPLEGARWIIFVVGVYAIIFGAVLAVAGFRLRGAAEAFAPPGERGHPGTRADAPVEDYAGGEDFGGDEGGLRPDPGEDPRSGGRHRARRDDEPPEPPEAPGRI comes from the coding sequence ATGGTCCGGTATGCGTTGGCCGGCGACATGCTCGGGGAGCTGAGCCGGAACTGGTGGCTGGTCCTCCTGCGGGGGATCGCCGCGATCGTCTTCGGGGTGCTGGCCCTGATCTGGCCCGGTCTGACACTCGTGGCCCTGGCGGTCGTGTTCGGTGTCTACGCGCTCGTCGACGCGGGGGCCCTGGCCTACGCGGCCTACCGCTCCGCGCCGGGCAGCCGGGCGGGACTGGTGGTGCAGGCCGTCGCGAGCGCTCTGATCGGCCTCATCGCGCTGATCTGGCCGCTGGTGGCGGTCGCCGCGCTGATCTTCGTGATCGGGGTGTGGGCGATCCTGACCGGTGTGGCGGAGATCGTCACCGCGGTGCGGATGCGGGCGCACATCACCTCCGAGTGGCTGCTGATCTTCGTCGGCGCCCTGTCCATCGTCTTCGGCCTGCTGCTGTGGTTCTGGCCCCTGGAGGGGGCACGGTGGATCATCTTCGTGGTCGGGGTCTACGCCATCATCTTCGGCGCCGTGCTGGCCGTCGCGGGGTTCCGGCTCCGTGGCGCGGCCGAGGCCTTCGCCCCGCCGGGGGAACGGGGCCACCCGGGAACGCGGGCCGACGCACCGGTGGAGGACTACGCGGGCGGCGAGGACTTCGGCGGGGACGAGGGCGGCCTCCGGCCCGATCCGGGGGAGGACCCGCGCTCGGGGGGACGCCACCGCGCGCGCCGGGACGACGAGCCCCCGGAGCCCCCGGAGGCTCCCGGGCGGATCTGA
- a CDS encoding putative quinol monooxygenase: MPDHSVSLVISVRVLPDRRADFLTGISRNAVASVRDEPGCLRFDVAADASDEDLFWVYEVFADLEALEAHRRTPHYLAWQAQKDALIVPGSQSDRLGPLLVSEG, translated from the coding sequence GTGCCCGATCACTCCGTCAGCCTCGTCATCTCGGTCCGGGTCCTGCCCGACCGGCGCGCCGACTTCCTCACCGGGATCTCGCGCAACGCCGTGGCGTCGGTCCGCGACGAACCGGGCTGTCTGCGCTTCGACGTGGCCGCCGACGCCTCGGACGAGGACCTGTTCTGGGTCTACGAGGTGTTCGCCGACCTTGAGGCGCTGGAGGCGCACCGTCGGACGCCGCACTACCTCGCCTGGCAGGCGCAGAAGGACGCGCTGATCGTCCCCGGCAGCCAGTCCGACCGCCTCGGGCCGCTTCTCGTCAGCGAGGGGTGA
- a CDS encoding AAA family ATPase, protein MDGEGDHLVVVTGGPGSGKTTLIDHLAALGHARTPEAGRAVIRDQREIGGSGLAWKDDVLFAELMLAWEIRSYREALARPGPVLCDRGIPDLVGYHLLRGRPVPEHVAEAARRYRYHRRVFVAPPWPEIYTGDAERHQSAEEAERTHRAMAEAYPACGYEVVELPRAPVTERARFLLDALEGSAA, encoded by the coding sequence GTGGATGGCGAGGGAGACCACCTGGTGGTGGTGACCGGAGGGCCGGGATCGGGCAAGACGACCCTCATCGACCACCTCGCGGCGCTCGGCCACGCCCGCACGCCCGAGGCGGGCCGGGCGGTCATCCGGGACCAGCGCGAGATCGGCGGGTCCGGACTGGCCTGGAAGGACGACGTCCTCTTCGCGGAGCTCATGCTCGCCTGGGAGATCCGCTCCTACCGGGAGGCCCTGGCCCGGCCAGGCCCGGTCCTGTGCGACCGCGGCATCCCCGACCTGGTCGGCTACCACCTGCTGCGCGGCCGGCCGGTCCCGGAGCACGTCGCGGAGGCGGCGCGCCGGTACCGCTACCACCGCCGCGTGTTCGTCGCTCCGCCGTGGCCGGAGATCTACACCGGGGACGCCGAACGCCACCAGTCGGCCGAGGAGGCCGAGCGCACCCACCGGGCGATGGCGGAGGCCTACCCCGCGTGCGGGTACGAGGTGGTGGAGCTGCCACGGGCGCCGGTCACCGAGCGCGCCCGGTTCCTGCTCGACGCGCTGGAGGGCTCAGCCGCCTAG